A genomic segment from Mustela lutreola isolate mMusLut2 chromosome 15, mMusLut2.pri, whole genome shotgun sequence encodes:
- the LOC131815621 gene encoding DNA-(apurinic or apyrimidinic site) endonuclease-like, which produces MRWQEVSGIVAEFDAFVLVTAYVPNAGQGLLRLGYWQHWDEGFRKFLKGLASQKPLVPYGDLNVAHEEIDLRNPKGNKKNAGFTPQEHQGFGALLQAVPLVDSFWHLYPNTAYAYTFWTYMMNAQFKNVSWHLHYFLLSHSLLPALCDSKIHSKALSSDHCLITLHLAL; this is translated from the coding sequence ATGAGATGGCAGGAGGTCTCAGGGATTGTGGCTGAATTTGACGCATTTGTGCTGGTAACAGCCTATGTACCTAATGCAGGCCAAGGTCTGTTACGCTTGGGGTACTGGCAGCACTGGGATGAAGGCTTTCGCAAGTTCCTGAAGGGTTTGGCTTCCCAGAAGCCCCTTGTGCCATATGGGGACCTCAATGTGGCTCATGAAGAAATCGACCTTCGCAAccccaagggaaacaaaaagaatgCTGGCTTCACTCCACAAGAGCATCAAGGCTTTGGGGCATTACTACAGGCTGTGCCACTGGTTGACAGTTTCTGGCACCTCTACCCCAACACAGCCTATGCCTATACCTTTTGGACCTACATGATGAATGCTCAATTCAAAAATGTCAGTTGGCACCTTCATTACTTTTTGTTGTCTCACTCTCTGTTACCTGCATTGTGTGACAGCAAGATCCATTCCAAGGCCCTGAGCAGTGACCACTGTCTTATCACCCTACACTTAGCACTGTGA